In Janthinobacterium sp. 67, a genomic segment contains:
- a CDS encoding HutD/Ves family protein: MATFIPQEYLRAAPWKNGGGSTTEIAIAPPGAGFDDFDWRISLATITASGPFSSFPGIDRSLMLVDGDSVQLTLDGARKVTLSAAQPMLWFPGEAAVVAQVKGTTTDFNVMTRRDRCRHQLEKITAPCKLARRSAATLLFVAGEGHVLARGGEQQFALARHDALLLDADDAPDWRLDALQRTAVFRVDLFI, from the coding sequence ATGGCGACCTTCATCCCGCAGGAATACCTGCGCGCCGCGCCGTGGAAAAACGGCGGCGGCAGCACGACGGAAATCGCGATTGCTCCCCCGGGTGCCGGCTTCGACGATTTCGACTGGCGCATCAGCCTGGCGACGATCACGGCCAGCGGGCCGTTTTCCAGCTTTCCCGGCATCGACCGCAGCCTGATGCTGGTCGATGGCGACAGCGTGCAACTGACGCTGGACGGCGCGCGCAAGGTGACCTTGAGCGCGGCGCAACCGATGCTGTGGTTCCCCGGCGAGGCGGCCGTGGTTGCACAGGTCAAGGGGACGACGACGGATTTCAATGTGATGACGCGGCGCGACCGCTGCCGCCACCAGCTGGAGAAAATCACGGCGCCGTGCAAGCTGGCGCGGCGCAGCGCGGCGACCCTGCTGTTCGTCGCCGGCGAAGGCCACGTGCTGGCGCGCGGCGGGGAACAGCAGTTTGCGCTGGCCCGCCATGACGCGCTGCTGCTGGACGCCGACGATGCGCCGGACTGGCGGCTCGACGCCTTGCAGCGCACGGCCGTGTTCCGCGTCGACCTGTTCATCTAG
- a CDS encoding formimidoylglutamate deiminase: MGGALSGCLFARHALLPQGWRRDVLLEWDAAGDLTAVADNAAAPPGAEVAEYVLPGMVNLHSHAFQRALGGMTEVAGDGLDSFWTWRELMYRFAHHITPQQMETIAAQLFAECLRHGYTAVCEFHYLQRDAAGALYARPAETAERVLAAARLSGIGVTMLPVLYSHAGFGAQPLKPEQARFRTGADDVLRIVEALAPQRGGQVEVGFAPHSLRAAEVAQIRAVVQALPADRPIHIHIAEQQGEVRQCLDYSGRRPVQYLYDQVDVDARWCLVHATHVQPDEVALMAASGAVAGLCPTTEANLGDGLFPLAEFIAAGGRFGVGSDSHVSQSPVEELRWLEYGQRLQRQQRNVAATPDERHVGDYLWQTALRGGAQAAGRKLGALAPGCRADLLVLDDAHVNLCGVAIADVLGSVLFCGNDNLVRDVLCGGQWQVRGGRHVAQDAIGGAYKRTLAQLRAL; the protein is encoded by the coding sequence ATGGGTGGCGCGTTGAGCGGCTGCCTGTTTGCGCGCCACGCGCTGCTGCCGCAAGGCTGGCGCCGCGACGTGCTGCTGGAGTGGGACGCGGCCGGCGATCTGACGGCGGTGGCGGACAACGCCGCCGCGCCGCCTGGCGCGGAAGTGGCCGAATATGTCTTGCCCGGCATGGTCAACCTGCATTCGCATGCGTTCCAGCGGGCGCTGGGCGGCATGACGGAAGTCGCCGGTGATGGTTTGGACAGCTTCTGGACCTGGCGCGAGCTGATGTACCGCTTCGCGCATCACATCACGCCGCAGCAGATGGAAACCATCGCCGCGCAGCTGTTTGCCGAATGCCTGCGCCATGGCTACACGGCTGTCTGCGAATTTCACTACCTGCAGCGCGATGCGGCCGGCGCGCTATATGCGCGTCCCGCCGAAACGGCCGAACGGGTGCTGGCCGCGGCGCGCCTCAGCGGCATCGGCGTGACGATGCTGCCCGTGCTGTACAGCCATGCGGGTTTCGGCGCACAGCCCCTCAAACCCGAGCAGGCGCGCTTTCGCACCGGTGCGGATGACGTGCTGCGCATCGTCGAAGCGCTGGCGCCGCAGCGCGGCGGCCAGGTGGAGGTGGGCTTTGCGCCACATTCCCTGCGTGCGGCCGAGGTGGCGCAGATCCGCGCAGTGGTGCAAGCGCTGCCTGCGGACCGTCCCATCCACATCCACATCGCCGAGCAGCAGGGCGAGGTGCGCCAGTGCCTGGACTATAGCGGCCGGCGCCCGGTGCAGTATCTGTACGACCAGGTCGACGTCGACGCACGCTGGTGCCTCGTGCACGCCACGCATGTGCAGCCGGACGAAGTGGCGCTGATGGCCGCCAGCGGCGCTGTGGCGGGCCTGTGCCCGACGACGGAAGCGAACCTGGGCGATGGCCTGTTCCCGCTGGCCGAATTCATCGCCGCCGGCGGGCGCTTCGGCGTGGGCAGTGACAGCCACGTGTCGCAGTCGCCGGTGGAGGAATTGCGCTGGCTCGAATATGGCCAGCGCTTGCAGCGCCAGCAGCGCAATGTGGCCGCCACGCCAGATGAACGCCATGTGGGCGACTACCTGTGGCAAACGGCCTTGCGGGGCGGCGCGCAGGCGGCCGGGCGCAAGCTCGGTGCCCTGGCGCCGGGCTGCCGTGCCGACTTGCTGGTGCTCGACGACGCGCATGTGAACCTGTGCGGCGTGGCCATCGCCGATGTGCTGGGCAGCGTACTCTTTTGCGGCAACGACAACCTGGTGCGCGACGTGCTGTGCGGCGGCCAGTGGCAGGTACGCGGCGGGCGCCACGTGGCGCAGGACGCCATCGGCGGCGCCTACAAGCGCACCCTGGCGCAACTGAGGGCACTCTGA
- the hutG gene encoding N-formylglutamate deformylase, translating into MDFRFNEGSIPLLVSMPHVGTDIPDDIAARMTPEALVKADTDWHLRELYGFLQEMDASVLSARWSRYTIDLNRPQEDTNLYPGQDTTGLLPSDTFHREPLYLAGKEPDAADMRHRLQRYWAPYHAQLRAELDRLLRVHGAVVLWDAHSIASRVPRFFDGKLPDLNFGTADGASCDGGLTSAVVDIARAQDDFTVALNGRFKGGHITRHYGQTESRVQAIQLEMCQCLYMDESAPFGYRPDLAAQVQPLLRQMMEAAVAWVAR; encoded by the coding sequence ATGGATTTCCGCTTCAACGAAGGCAGCATCCCGCTGCTCGTGTCGATGCCCCACGTGGGCACCGATATACCGGACGATATCGCCGCGCGCATGACGCCCGAGGCCCTGGTCAAGGCCGATACGGACTGGCATTTGCGCGAACTGTATGGCTTTTTGCAGGAGATGGATGCGTCCGTGCTGTCGGCGCGCTGGTCGCGCTACACCATCGACTTGAATCGCCCGCAGGAGGACACGAATCTGTATCCGGGCCAGGATACGACGGGCTTGCTGCCCAGCGATACCTTCCACCGCGAGCCGCTGTACCTGGCCGGCAAGGAGCCCGATGCGGCCGATATGCGGCATCGGCTGCAGCGCTACTGGGCGCCGTATCACGCGCAGCTGCGCGCGGAACTGGACCGGCTGCTGCGCGTGCATGGCGCCGTGGTGCTGTGGGATGCCCATTCCATCGCCTCGCGCGTGCCGCGCTTCTTTGACGGCAAGCTGCCCGACCTGAACTTCGGCACGGCCGATGGCGCCAGCTGCGATGGCGGCCTGACGTCCGCCGTGGTGGACATTGCGCGCGCACAGGATGACTTTACCGTGGCGCTGAATGGCCGCTTCAAGGGCGGCCATATCACGCGCCATTACGGCCAGACGGAAAGCCGCGTGCAGGCGATCCAGCTGGAGATGTGCCAATGCCTGTACATGGACGAATCGGCGCCGTTTGGCTACCGGCCCGACCTGGCGGCACAGGTGCAGCCGCTGCTGCGCCAGATGATGGAAGCGGCCGTGGCATGGGTGGCGCGTTGA